In the genome of Thalassophryne amazonica chromosome 6, fThaAma1.1, whole genome shotgun sequence, the window tttgaacagtctgatggcctgagggacaaaggagtttttcagtctgttggtcctgcacttgagaaggagcagtctgtggctgaagaagctcttctggttgctgatgatggtgtgtaaccagaggagcctcttcagccacacctTTAACATAGATAGCATGTTTCTGAGTGAAAGCAGGTCTTAACATGTTGTGTGACTTGTTGATTCTCCAGCAGTGTGGACATCAGATCTTCAGCCACTTATTTGTTTCTCGCTGACTCCTCTTTGCCAGTGTGGACAATTTAGCTGCACAATTatgtcacatatcttttattcaattatttatttacataATATGTCATCTTTACATTTTACATCCAGCAAGCAGACTGAACAAAGATTTGAATATATTTCTACCCGACATAAAAATCTATAAAGGTGTAGGAGGAGGAGCACAGGTGCATGCATGATGTTTGTCACGTACAGATGAGTTGTGTCTTCTTAGACGCAGTATTTCCAGAAGCAGTCACTCCCCGCTTGCCTCCTGAAGTATTTGCGGATGCCAAACATGCGGCTGAGAGGGTTTGTGAGACTTTGTTTCTCTGGTAGGAACTGAAACAGCAGAAAAAAACAGCAAAGAGAAGCTGATTAAGTGAAGCAAGTCTCTCATTTTGCTGTTTTTGGACTAAAATTCACAGAAACTCACCTCTCCATTCATTCCCCTGGGCAGCAGGCCTGTCCTAacacctgagagagaagaaaaCGTACAtggaacataaaaaaaacaagaatttttAATGCTGGGTAGTAGATTTTTCCCTAATGACATAAAGCATGCATATGCAGAAAGCGTGATGAAGACTGATGTGTGTTTTCTTACCATCTCTGTTGAGTTCTGCAGAAATCAGGTTGGCGTATCGGAGACCGGGGCCATCCTGAGGAGGAAAGCTTTGCTCAGAGAACGACAGATCATCCACAACGCCGACTCCTCGCTCCTCCAATGATACTGAGGACAGACGTGCATTTTGCATCCAAAGTCACTGCCTCACCGAAAATCATTTAAGATGAGTGGTACAGACAGACAACCGTGAGCACTTCTGTTGTGGAATAATCATTAATAACTTGAAGGGTTTTGAACCGAAAAGCGATTCTATTCTCTGATGACGGCGTTAATGGCCCATGTGTCTCAACGTTGGCAGAATAATCGCTGCTCAGCTGTGAGATTTAAAGCAAT includes:
- the LOC117511691 gene encoding urotensin-2-like translates to MILLLCSWAVFLVASSPLLAHHITQSAELPYPGPVSLEERGVGVVDDLSFSEQSFPPQDGPGLRYANLISAELNRDGVRTGLLPRGMNGEFLPEKQSLTNPLSRMFGIRKYFRRQAGSDCFWKYCV